From the Ruania alkalisoli genome, one window contains:
- a CDS encoding DNA-3-methyladenine glycosylase, with amino-acid sequence MRQIDLSAVATDVAPLLLGSVLVGTDGVAVRLVEVEAYRGAEDPGSHAYRGRTARNATMFGPPGRVYVYRHLGLHHCVNVVCSPAGTATAVLLRAGEVVAGQEVAWQRRRAAGVCRAERDLARGPARLAVVLGLTLAHDGAPMTIQHSPRDRPAPEASRMRAPEAGARPLELVPADQPVTMRTGPRVGVSGRAGTDAYPWRYWIDGDPHVSAFRAGPGTS; translated from the coding sequence GTGAGACAGATCGACCTGTCCGCCGTCGCGACCGACGTCGCACCCCTGCTGCTGGGCAGCGTGCTGGTCGGCACCGATGGCGTCGCGGTCCGCCTCGTCGAGGTCGAGGCATACCGCGGCGCCGAAGATCCAGGGTCGCACGCCTACCGAGGCCGGACCGCGCGAAACGCCACCATGTTCGGGCCACCAGGACGCGTCTACGTCTACCGGCACCTCGGTCTGCACCACTGTGTCAACGTGGTCTGTTCTCCCGCGGGGACGGCGACGGCGGTGCTGCTGCGGGCAGGCGAGGTGGTAGCGGGCCAGGAGGTGGCGTGGCAGCGTCGACGGGCCGCGGGCGTGTGCCGTGCCGAGCGCGATCTCGCCCGTGGACCGGCGCGGCTCGCGGTGGTGCTCGGCCTCACGTTGGCGCACGACGGCGCTCCTATGACGATCCAGCACTCGCCGCGGGACCGACCGGCGCCGGAAGCGTCGCGTATGCGCGCACCGGAAGCCGGAGCGAGGCCACTGGAACTGGTACCGGCGGACCAACCGGTCACCATGCGGACGGGCCCACGGGTGGGCGTCTCCGGTCGTGCAGGTACCGATGCCTACCCGTGGCGGTACTGGATCGACGGCGACCCGCACGTCTCGGCGTTCCGGGCCGGCCCAGGAACGTCGTGA
- a CDS encoding uridine kinase family protein, which translates to MTEASPPAQTVRAITEAARTAGPRCGETTVVAIDGPAGSGKTTLASAVVADLQAGGAAVTTVHMDDLYLGWSGLRDSANRLRKEILARLWLGRVGRYRRYDWHLEELAEEQEVPTGGYLVVEGVGCVRAVTRAFLSVIVWVEAADDVRLARGLVRDGAGAEPYWRQWMAEEAELFAESGAREVADLHVDAFGRLRTQRRSGT; encoded by the coding sequence ATGACCGAGGCGTCGCCACCGGCACAGACCGTGCGGGCCATCACCGAGGCGGCCCGCACGGCCGGTCCTCGCTGCGGTGAGACGACCGTCGTGGCGATCGACGGCCCCGCTGGTTCTGGCAAGACCACCCTGGCCTCGGCTGTGGTCGCAGACCTGCAGGCCGGGGGCGCCGCAGTGACAACGGTCCACATGGACGACCTCTATCTGGGATGGTCCGGTCTGCGGGACTCCGCGAACCGGCTTCGCAAAGAGATCCTCGCGCGGCTGTGGCTGGGACGGGTGGGCCGGTACCGCCGCTACGACTGGCACCTCGAGGAGCTCGCAGAGGAGCAGGAGGTTCCCACCGGCGGTTACCTCGTCGTGGAAGGAGTGGGTTGTGTGCGTGCGGTCACCCGCGCGTTCCTGAGCGTGATCGTCTGGGTGGAGGCTGCTGACGATGTGCGTCTCGCGCGCGGGCTGGTGCGCGACGGGGCCGGGGCTGAGCCGTACTGGCGGCAGTGGATGGCCGAGGAGGCCGAGCTGTTCGCCGAATCCGGCGCGCGCGAGGTGGCAGATCTGCACGTGGACGCGTTCGGGCGGTTGCGCACACAGCGCCGGAGCGGGACGTGA
- a CDS encoding HAD-IIA family hydrolase — protein MSAATLIGCDRPLQEEYDVALLDLDGVVYRGADGVPHAASAIDQARAAGLRSMFVTNNAARSPQTVARHLTDLGIPTGPEEVTTAAQAAAALVASEADEDTRVLAIGGDGLREALLDLGLTVVDTAADAPTVVVQGFAPTLGWPDLAEAVYAIGAGATHIASNVDATLPTERGMAPGNGSLVAAVVHATGVQPRSTGKPQPEIFQQAASRAGGRHPIVVGDRLNTDLAGARAACYPGLHVLTGVDGMAEVLKARPEYRPSYLAADLRGLAQAHPEPRAEDDVWVCGQARASVRDGTVVFDRPDGPVSLGVTPISIDEFRAAAAAAWAASDAAGVATVLSDVPALTLTAD, from the coding sequence ATGAGCGCTGCCACCCTGATCGGATGCGACCGTCCCCTCCAAGAGGAGTACGACGTCGCGCTGCTCGACCTCGACGGCGTGGTGTATCGCGGAGCTGACGGCGTGCCGCACGCCGCGAGCGCTATCGACCAGGCGCGTGCAGCGGGCTTGCGCTCGATGTTCGTGACCAACAACGCCGCCCGCTCCCCGCAGACGGTCGCCCGGCATCTGACCGACCTGGGAATCCCGACCGGTCCGGAGGAGGTGACCACAGCAGCACAGGCGGCGGCTGCTCTGGTGGCGAGCGAGGCCGATGAGGACACGCGCGTGCTCGCTATCGGCGGCGACGGACTGCGGGAGGCTCTGCTAGACCTAGGACTGACGGTCGTCGATACAGCTGCCGATGCCCCGACGGTCGTCGTCCAGGGTTTCGCACCCACCCTCGGCTGGCCCGACCTGGCGGAGGCTGTCTACGCCATCGGCGCGGGTGCCACCCATATCGCGTCGAACGTCGACGCCACACTCCCCACCGAACGGGGCATGGCGCCCGGCAACGGATCCCTGGTTGCGGCCGTGGTGCATGCGACGGGAGTGCAGCCACGGTCTACCGGGAAGCCGCAGCCGGAGATCTTTCAGCAGGCAGCCTCGCGTGCAGGCGGACGGCACCCCATCGTGGTGGGGGACCGTTTGAACACCGATCTCGCCGGAGCCCGTGCCGCGTGCTACCCCGGATTGCATGTACTGACCGGGGTCGACGGGATGGCTGAGGTTCTCAAAGCCCGTCCCGAGTATCGTCCCAGCTACCTCGCTGCTGATCTGCGTGGTCTCGCTCAGGCACATCCCGAACCCCGCGCCGAGGATGATGTCTGGGTGTGCGGGCAGGCACGTGCCAGCGTCCGGGACGGCACTGTCGTCTTCGACCGTCCAGACGGTCCGGTGTCACTGGGCGTGACACCGATCTCCATCGACGAGTTCCGTGCCGCCGCCGCGGCAGCCTGGGCCGCCAGTGACGCCGCCGGAGTCGCGACCGTGCTCAGCGACGTGCCCGCCCTCACGCTCACCGCAGACTGA
- a CDS encoding NAD kinase has translation MSRHVLVLTHPTRPAAQRSAEQVATELRRHGMTPVTEDEIAATEIELVIVLGGDGTILRAAELIRGRDAPLIGVNLGHVGFLAESEVDRISHVVSRAAARDYAVEERMTLDVTVTRPDAPPVRSWAINDVSVEKAERERMVEVAIGIDDRGLSTFGCDGVVMSTPTGSTAYAFSAGGPVVWPDVEAMLLVPISAHTLFARPLVVGPDSRMSVEILSRSYTSAVVWCDGRRRIEAPPGARIDVVRGEERVRLARFNLAPFTDRLVGKFNLPVAGWRGEHDNP, from the coding sequence ATGAGCCGTCACGTGCTCGTCCTGACCCACCCCACCCGACCGGCGGCACAACGGTCCGCAGAGCAGGTCGCGACCGAGCTGCGCCGGCACGGAATGACACCGGTCACCGAAGACGAGATCGCCGCTACCGAGATCGAGCTCGTGATCGTTCTCGGAGGCGACGGCACGATCCTGCGCGCCGCCGAACTGATCCGCGGCCGGGACGCGCCGCTGATCGGTGTGAACCTGGGGCACGTCGGATTCTTGGCTGAGTCCGAGGTTGACCGGATCTCGCACGTCGTCTCCCGGGCAGCCGCGCGCGACTACGCGGTCGAGGAACGCATGACCCTTGACGTCACCGTCACCCGGCCCGACGCCCCGCCCGTGCGCAGCTGGGCGATCAACGACGTCAGCGTTGAGAAGGCCGAACGCGAACGCATGGTCGAGGTAGCGATCGGCATCGACGACCGCGGACTGTCAACCTTCGGATGCGATGGGGTCGTGATGTCCACGCCGACCGGGTCGACGGCCTACGCCTTCTCTGCCGGCGGGCCGGTCGTCTGGCCGGACGTCGAAGCGATGCTGCTCGTGCCTATCAGTGCCCACACCTTGTTCGCCCGTCCGCTCGTGGTCGGCCCGGACTCGCGAATGAGTGTGGAGATCCTCAGCCGCAGCTACACCTCGGCCGTCGTCTGGTGCGACGGCCGGCGACGGATCGAGGCACCGCCCGGGGCACGGATCGACGTGGTGCGAGGTGAGGAACGAGTCCGCCTCGCCCGATTCAACCTGGCACCGTTCACCGACCGCCTCGTGGGCAAGTTCAACCTTCCGGTGGCCGGCTGGCGAGGGGAGCACGACAACCCGTGA
- a CDS encoding TlyA family RNA methyltransferase produces the protein MARRARLDAELVRRGLARSRQHAAELIAEGRVLLDGTRANKAATQLDPARAVRVLEPADGAKEYASRGGHKLAGALDALGSKAPRVAGRHALDAGASTGGFTDVLLRRGARSVVAVDVGYGQLVWALRNDDRVLVMDRTNVRSLRPEDVQPPVDLVVGDLSFISLTLVLPALWSVATPEADLLLMVKPQFEVGKERLGSGGVVRDTALHADAVHTVVAAAAELGLGLRAAVASPLPGPSGNVEYFVHLHAGPGTDPESMIAHAIATGPAGAAAATGETS, from the coding sequence ATGGCCCGCCGTGCGCGCCTCGACGCCGAACTGGTTCGCCGCGGACTGGCCCGGTCGCGCCAGCACGCCGCCGAGCTGATCGCCGAGGGCCGAGTGCTGCTCGACGGCACTCGGGCGAACAAGGCCGCCACTCAACTGGATCCAGCCCGAGCGGTGCGGGTTCTGGAGCCGGCCGACGGGGCGAAGGAGTACGCCTCGCGGGGCGGGCACAAGCTCGCCGGAGCACTCGACGCTCTCGGCAGCAAGGCCCCACGGGTAGCTGGTCGTCATGCGCTCGACGCTGGTGCCTCGACCGGCGGGTTCACCGATGTGCTGCTGCGTCGCGGTGCTCGTTCGGTGGTCGCTGTCGATGTTGGCTATGGCCAACTGGTGTGGGCGTTGCGCAATGACGACCGAGTCTTGGTCATGGACCGAACCAACGTCCGCTCGCTCCGGCCCGAGGACGTCCAGCCGCCGGTCGACCTGGTGGTCGGGGACCTGTCCTTCATTTCCCTCACGCTGGTGTTGCCGGCCTTGTGGAGTGTGGCCACACCCGAGGCTGACCTGCTGCTCATGGTCAAGCCGCAGTTCGAAGTGGGCAAGGAACGACTCGGCTCCGGGGGAGTCGTGCGGGACACAGCACTGCACGCGGATGCTGTCCACACCGTCGTGGCCGCCGCGGCCGAGCTGGGCCTCGGCCTGCGTGCCGCGGTCGCCAGCCCGCTGCCCGGACCGAGCGGCAATGTGGAGTACTTCGTGCACCTGCACGCCGGACCCGGCACTGACCCCGAGAGCATGATCGCTCATGCCATCGCCACCGGGCCTGCGGGTGCGGCCGCTGCGACAGGAGAAACCTCATGA
- the tyrS gene encoding tyrosine--tRNA ligase, translated as MNDILDELRWRGLIAQSTDLSALAEALSTGPVTYYAGFDPTGPSLHHGHLVQLMLLRHLQNAGHRAIALVGGATGMIGDPRMSGERTLNTKEVVAAWTERLHAQISRFLDFEGDNPAQMVNNLDWTAPLSAIDFLRDVGKHYRLGTMLAKDTVARRLNSDEGISFTEFSYQILQGMDFLELHRRYGCTLQTGGNDQWGNLLSGVDLVHKADGASVHALTTPLITKADGTKFGKTEGGAVWLAPDMMSPYAFFQFWLNTADADVVDYLKVFTFLDRDRITELADMVEANPKARTAQRTLAREVTTIVHGSGATERVEAASAALFGGGDADALRRLDAGTLADAVSEVPRGQIIIGETTIVDALVAAGLEKGRNAARRVVADGGAYLNNEKVTDADRIITGDDLLAGDVALVRRGRRSLAVVSG; from the coding sequence GTGAACGACATCCTCGACGAGTTGCGCTGGCGCGGTCTGATCGCCCAGTCCACCGACCTCTCGGCCCTGGCCGAGGCGCTCTCGACGGGACCGGTCACCTACTACGCGGGCTTCGACCCCACGGGTCCGAGCCTGCACCACGGGCACCTTGTCCAGCTGATGCTGCTGCGCCACCTGCAGAATGCCGGGCACCGCGCCATCGCGCTCGTCGGTGGTGCCACCGGGATGATCGGCGACCCGCGGATGTCGGGGGAACGCACCCTGAACACCAAGGAGGTGGTGGCCGCATGGACGGAGCGGCTGCACGCGCAGATCTCACGGTTCCTTGACTTCGAGGGTGATAACCCGGCGCAGATGGTGAACAACCTGGACTGGACGGCGCCGCTGTCGGCGATCGACTTCTTGCGTGACGTCGGCAAGCACTACCGGCTCGGCACGATGCTCGCCAAGGACACCGTGGCGCGCCGGTTGAACAGCGACGAGGGCATCAGCTTCACCGAGTTCAGCTACCAGATCCTGCAGGGGATGGACTTCCTCGAGCTGCACCGGCGGTACGGGTGCACGCTGCAGACTGGGGGCAACGACCAGTGGGGCAACCTGCTCTCGGGAGTCGACCTGGTGCACAAGGCCGATGGTGCCTCGGTGCACGCGCTGACCACGCCGCTGATCACGAAGGCTGACGGCACCAAGTTCGGCAAGACTGAGGGCGGCGCGGTGTGGCTGGCGCCGGACATGATGAGCCCGTACGCGTTCTTCCAGTTCTGGCTGAACACTGCCGATGCCGACGTGGTGGACTACCTCAAGGTGTTCACCTTCCTCGATCGCGACCGGATCACCGAACTCGCTGACATGGTGGAGGCGAACCCGAAGGCGAGGACGGCGCAGCGCACGCTCGCGCGGGAAGTGACGACGATCGTGCACGGTTCGGGGGCCACCGAACGGGTCGAGGCGGCCTCCGCCGCGTTGTTCGGGGGTGGGGATGCCGACGCGCTGCGCCGACTGGATGCGGGCACTCTGGCCGACGCCGTTTCCGAGGTACCGCGGGGTCAGATCATCATTGGTGAGACGACCATCGTGGACGCCTTGGTGGCTGCCGGGCTCGAGAAGGGGCGCAACGCCGCCCGACGTGTGGTCGCCGACGGTGGTGCCTACCTCAACAACGAGAAGGTCACGGATGCGGACCGCATCATCACCGGTGATGATCTGCTGGCCGGTGACGTGGCGCTCGTGCGCCGCGGTCGGCGTTCCCTGGCCGTCGTTTCTGGATGA